The proteins below come from a single Vibrio diazotrophicus genomic window:
- a CDS encoding IS481-like element ISVvu4 family transposase, whose translation MLHTSNPIIKHKAGLLNLAEELGNVSRACKVMGVSRDTFYRYQELVETGGIDALINRSRRAPNLKNRVDSETEQAVIKYAIDFPAHGQVRTSNELRKLGVFISPSGVRSIWLRNDLENFKKRLIALEKQVAENGIILTDEQVAALERKKHDDEACGEIETAHPGYLGSQDTFYVGNLKGVGRIYQQTFVDTYSKVAFAKLYTTKTPITAADILNDKVLPFFEAHELPMLRILTDRGTEYCGRVEQHDYQLYLAINDIDHTKTKAMSPQTNGICERFHKTILNEFYQVTFRKKLYGSIEELQKDLDEWMDYYNNHRTHQGKMCCGRTPIETLEDGKSIWAEKNLAQI comes from the coding sequence ATGCTTCATACTAGCAATCCAATTATCAAACACAAAGCGGGCCTTCTCAATCTTGCAGAAGAACTCGGTAATGTATCTAGAGCCTGTAAGGTTATGGGGGTATCAAGAGATACTTTCTACCGTTATCAAGAGTTGGTTGAGACGGGGGGTATTGATGCTCTGATTAACCGTAGCCGAAGAGCACCGAATTTGAAGAACCGTGTTGATAGTGAAACTGAGCAAGCCGTTATCAAATACGCCATCGACTTCCCAGCTCATGGACAAGTTAGAACGAGTAATGAATTACGTAAATTGGGAGTGTTTATCTCTCCAAGTGGCGTACGCTCAATCTGGCTTCGCAATGACCTAGAGAACTTCAAGAAACGTCTTATCGCACTGGAGAAACAGGTCGCAGAGAACGGTATTATCCTAACAGACGAGCAAGTTGCGGCTCTTGAGCGTAAGAAGCACGATGATGAGGCTTGTGGTGAGATAGAAACAGCGCATCCAGGTTATCTCGGCTCTCAAGACACATTCTATGTTGGCAACTTGAAAGGTGTTGGTCGCATCTATCAACAAACCTTCGTTGATACCTACAGTAAAGTCGCCTTTGCCAAGCTCTACACAACGAAAACACCAATCACCGCAGCGGATATATTGAATGATAAGGTTCTACCGTTCTTTGAGGCGCATGAACTGCCAATGCTGCGAATCTTGACTGACCGAGGCACTGAATACTGTGGTCGTGTTGAGCAGCACGATTACCAGCTCTACCTAGCCATTAATGATATCGACCACACGAAAACTAAAGCGATGTCACCACAAACAAATGGTATCTGCGAGCGCTTCCACAAGACCATATTGAATGAGTTCTACCAAGTGACATTCAGAAAGAAACTGTATGGTTCTATCGAAGAGTTGCAGAAAGATCTGGACGAATGGATGGACTACTACAACAATCACCGTACTCATCAAGGAAAAATGTGCTGTGGCAGAACGCCGATAGAAACATTAGAGGATGGGAAATCAATCTGGGCTGAAAAGAATCTAGCCCAGATATAA
- a CDS encoding TrmB family transcriptional regulator, with product MTELVTKLMDFGFTKTDALVYINLLKNGRSSGYKIAKQISLSRSSVYSSIDNLYKNGCIFMSDGDTKEYEAKSPDLIFSQIEKKTIENIHILKKELSRMMLQEEKEFIYNVTGFENLIQKAREMLNLAQMEVYLNTDFHLELIADEICQAIERGVRVIVFSFNRLDLPHPKVEHYSRSENPEQRYPSHRFMLVVDMKQAMMFSHREETQGLFSNNRLIIKMMAEHIHSDIYLTEYEKLALEKRFRIATIHELENNMVTDDRLNVHLQSEHQSSDL from the coding sequence GTGACCGAGCTGGTAACAAAACTGATGGACTTTGGCTTTACGAAAACTGATGCTTTGGTTTATATCAACTTGCTTAAAAATGGCCGATCCAGCGGTTATAAAATAGCCAAACAGATTTCCCTCTCTCGTTCATCTGTTTATTCGTCGATTGACAACCTGTACAAGAACGGTTGTATCTTTATGTCTGACGGAGATACCAAAGAATATGAAGCCAAATCTCCGGATCTGATATTCAGTCAGATTGAGAAAAAAACGATAGAGAACATTCACATCCTGAAGAAAGAGCTGTCACGCATGATGCTTCAAGAAGAGAAAGAATTTATCTATAACGTTACAGGGTTTGAAAATCTGATTCAGAAAGCTCGGGAAATGCTCAATCTGGCGCAAATGGAAGTTTATCTTAATACGGATTTTCATCTGGAACTGATTGCAGACGAGATCTGCCAAGCCATAGAACGCGGAGTACGGGTGATTGTGTTCTCTTTTAATCGCTTAGATTTGCCACACCCAAAAGTTGAACACTATTCTCGCTCAGAAAATCCTGAACAGCGCTATCCTTCTCACCGTTTTATGCTTGTGGTAGACATGAAACAAGCGATGATGTTCTCCCACCGTGAGGAAACTCAAGGCTTGTTCTCAAACAACCGCTTAATCATCAAGATGATGGCTGAGCACATTCACAGTGACATTTACCTGACTGAATATGAAAAATTGGCTTTAGAGAAGCGTTTTCGAATCGCCACCATCCATGAATTGGAAAACAACATGGTGACGGATGACCGCTTAAATGTACATTTGCAGTCAGAACATCAAAGTAGTGATCTTTAG
- a CDS encoding ROK family protein, which translates to MKLGLSVDSKWIWGVVIDDNEKSHYRNQLKTPVSAQQTAALISSMALSMQRMFGPLTLVGINLMPDCWQGQEQTSNAKEALSDWLAIQLSIPYQLFDPAVIALSLMPSLPKGNVLSAILDDGCELCVTDQICPTKPYLNVLDLGWAHKPLKGYQSLVDGLTPLCSCGSDECVRQYLSREGIERQYHQLSLQHRDANDIIHGIEENHNWSTRVYRIWIDQLARALSDAIIRFKPKLLVLSGSLTSHPDLALTLKSTLSRYCQYDSLPEIICLHNNEYGFAQGAISMCTVNCAQSSTFIA; encoded by the coding sequence ATGAAGCTTGGTCTTTCTGTTGACTCAAAATGGATATGGGGCGTTGTCATTGATGATAATGAAAAGTCCCACTATCGTAATCAACTAAAGACTCCCGTCAGTGCGCAGCAAACTGCTGCGCTCATATCTAGCATGGCGCTGAGCATGCAACGTATGTTCGGCCCACTAACACTAGTTGGTATTAATCTGATGCCAGACTGTTGGCAGGGACAAGAGCAAACATCCAACGCTAAAGAAGCTCTGTCTGATTGGTTAGCGATACAGCTTTCCATCCCTTACCAGTTGTTCGATCCAGCAGTGATTGCGCTGTCACTCATGCCTTCTCTGCCGAAAGGGAACGTGCTAAGTGCGATACTGGATGACGGTTGTGAGCTGTGCGTCACTGATCAAATTTGCCCAACTAAGCCATACCTAAATGTACTCGACTTGGGCTGGGCGCATAAGCCACTGAAAGGCTATCAAAGCTTAGTCGATGGTTTGACGCCATTGTGCAGTTGTGGAAGTGATGAATGCGTTCGTCAATATCTTTCACGGGAAGGGATAGAGCGTCAATATCATCAGCTCTCATTGCAGCATCGAGATGCCAACGACATCATCCACGGTATTGAAGAGAACCACAATTGGTCAACTCGGGTCTATCGCATCTGGATTGATCAACTCGCGAGAGCGCTCTCTGACGCAATCATTCGCTTCAAACCCAAACTTCTGGTACTGAGCGGCAGCCTAACTTCACATCCAGACTTAGCCCTGACACTAAAAAGCACCCTAAGCCGCTACTGCCAGTATGATTCTCTGCCGGAGATTATTTGTCTGCATAACAACGAGTATGGTTTTGCTCAGGGCGCTATCTCAATGTGTACCGTAAATTGTGCACAATCATCTACATTCATTGCATAA
- a CDS encoding glycoside hydrolase family 13 protein gives MITRSSLTHLAKSADSYAYDNDTLHIRFRSAKGEVDRVTLWIGDPYTWAEGGLDGGNLGGSDAHGWTGGTEVPMQLEGQSEHHDHWFATFVPPKKRTRYGFILYGKDGEKLLFGERRCVDIQDEQRAEVELSNLSNFFCFPYINPKDVLKTPEWVRNTIWYQIFPERFYNGRPDISPANVQPWGSTPTSDNFMGGDLWGVIEKLDYLQELGINGLYFCPIFTANANHKYDTVDYYNVDPHFGGNEAFRALVQEAHRRGMRVMLDAVFNHIGHQSPLWLDVIEKGQQSRYADWFWIKQFPVYPDKPKSEWDFDNLNYETFANVSEMPKLNTENPECRAYLLDVARHWVQEFDIDGWRLDVANEVDHEFWRDFRRLVKGIKPDCYILGEIWHEGMPWLRGDQYDSLMNYPLTQAITDFFALGLDDKTSFINAVTRSYLSYPRNVNEAMFNLLESHDTTRLMSLCGNDKRKAKLAYLFMFTQVGSPCIYYGGEIGMDGQKGMGLELNRKCMIWDEDKQDTEFRAFIQKLIKLRQTYPECNQPYLEWLDIDHSYVVAFRKGALQVILNNSDVEVQCFANDIELTLPPFGYEIRNIVTQEQL, from the coding sequence ATGATTACAAGAAGCTCATTAACTCATTTGGCGAAGAGTGCGGACAGTTACGCTTACGACAACGACACCCTCCACATTCGTTTTCGTAGTGCGAAAGGCGAAGTTGATCGCGTAACACTGTGGATAGGTGACCCTTATACTTGGGCTGAAGGCGGCTTAGACGGAGGAAACTTGGGCGGAAGCGATGCCCACGGCTGGACAGGGGGAACAGAAGTTCCAATGCAATTGGAAGGACAAAGCGAACACCATGACCATTGGTTTGCTACTTTCGTACCACCGAAAAAGCGCACCCGCTATGGCTTTATTCTGTATGGAAAAGATGGTGAGAAATTGCTGTTTGGCGAAAGGCGTTGTGTGGATATTCAAGACGAGCAACGCGCAGAAGTTGAGTTGAGCAACTTGAGCAACTTTTTCTGCTTCCCTTACATCAACCCGAAAGATGTACTGAAAACACCTGAATGGGTTCGCAACACCATCTGGTATCAAATCTTTCCAGAGCGTTTCTATAATGGTCGTCCGGACATTTCCCCAGCCAACGTACAACCGTGGGGAAGTACGCCCACCAGTGACAATTTTATGGGTGGCGACTTGTGGGGCGTAATTGAGAAATTGGATTATTTGCAGGAACTCGGTATCAACGGGCTATACTTCTGCCCAATTTTCACAGCAAATGCCAACCACAAATACGACACCGTCGATTATTACAATGTTGACCCACATTTTGGTGGTAACGAGGCTTTTCGTGCCTTAGTACAAGAAGCCCATCGCCGTGGGATGAGAGTAATGTTGGATGCGGTATTCAATCACATCGGTCATCAATCTCCACTGTGGCTGGACGTGATTGAAAAAGGCCAACAATCTCGCTACGCCGATTGGTTCTGGATAAAGCAGTTCCCCGTGTATCCGGATAAGCCCAAATCTGAGTGGGATTTTGACAACCTTAACTACGAAACATTCGCCAACGTATCAGAGATGCCCAAGCTCAACACCGAGAATCCAGAGTGCCGTGCATATCTATTGGACGTTGCGCGACACTGGGTACAGGAGTTCGATATTGATGGCTGGCGCTTGGATGTCGCCAACGAAGTCGATCACGAATTCTGGCGCGATTTTCGACGTTTAGTAAAAGGCATCAAGCCAGATTGCTATATCCTTGGCGAAATCTGGCATGAGGGAATGCCGTGGCTACGGGGTGATCAATATGACTCGCTGATGAATTACCCATTAACTCAAGCCATTACCGACTTTTTCGCTCTTGGTCTCGATGATAAAACAAGCTTTATCAATGCGGTAACTCGCTCTTATCTTTCCTACCCGAGGAATGTCAACGAGGCGATGTTTAACCTGTTGGAAAGCCACGATACTACCCGCTTAATGAGCCTGTGTGGCAACGATAAGCGCAAAGCGAAACTTGCGTATTTATTCATGTTTACCCAAGTCGGTTCACCGTGCATCTACTATGGCGGTGAAATTGGCATGGATGGACAAAAAGGGATGGGACTTGAGCTTAATCGTAAATGCATGATTTGGGATGAAGACAAGCAGGATACCGAGTTCAGAGCCTTTATACAAAAGCTGATAAAGCTCCGCCAAACTTACCCAGAGTGCAACCAACCTTATTTAGAGTGGTTAGATATTGATCACTCATATGTGGTCGCTTTCCGTAAGGGGGCTTTGCAAGTCATACTCAATAACAGTGATGTAGAAGTGCAATGTTTTGCCAACGACATAGAACTTACTTTGCCCCCATTTGGCTATGAAATACGCAATATCGTCACTCAGGAACAGTTATGA
- a CDS encoding sugar ABC transporter permease: MDKLLSKLATAIVYLFLAANAIIVLGPVIWTVLASFKPGNNLFSSSFGEFAFTLDHYKALFNDTPYLQWYKNTFLLATANMLISLVVVTMTAFVFSRYRFQGKRNVLMSILVLQMFPAFLSMTAIYILLSKMGLIDTYIGLLFVYVTGSLPFMTWLVKGYFDAIPTSLDEAAKIDGAGHMTIFLEIILPLARPILVFVALVSFTGPWMDFILPTLILRSEEKMTLAIGIFSWITSNSAENFTLFAAGSLLVAIPITLLFVATQKHITTGLVSGAVKE, from the coding sequence ATGGATAAACTACTCAGCAAACTGGCAACCGCCATCGTCTATTTGTTCCTCGCAGCCAACGCCATTATAGTGCTTGGGCCTGTAATCTGGACGGTGCTCGCCTCTTTTAAACCCGGCAACAACCTGTTTAGCTCCTCATTTGGCGAGTTCGCATTTACGCTGGATCACTACAAAGCACTGTTTAACGACACGCCTTATTTGCAGTGGTACAAAAACACTTTTCTACTCGCCACTGCGAATATGTTGATCTCACTTGTGGTGGTTACCATGACGGCATTTGTCTTTTCCCGTTACCGTTTTCAGGGAAAACGCAATGTATTGATGAGCATCTTGGTACTTCAGATGTTTCCAGCCTTTTTGTCGATGACAGCTATTTATATCTTGCTGTCGAAAATGGGCTTAATTGATACCTATATCGGCTTGTTGTTTGTCTATGTTACTGGCTCGCTACCGTTTATGACTTGGCTGGTGAAAGGCTACTTTGACGCCATTCCTACATCGCTGGATGAAGCCGCGAAAATTGACGGCGCTGGCCACATGACCATCTTCCTAGAGATCATCTTGCCACTGGCCAGACCCATTTTAGTGTTTGTTGCCTTGGTCTCATTCACTGGGCCGTGGATGGATTTCATCCTTCCGACGCTGATTTTACGCAGTGAAGAGAAAATGACCTTAGCGATCGGTATCTTCAGTTGGATCACATCTAACTCAGCGGAGAACTTCACCCTATTTGCCGCTGGCTCTCTGTTAGTCGCCATACCGATCACCTTGCTGTTTGTCGCCACACAAAAACACATTACAACTGGCTTAGTCAGTGGCGCAGTAAAAGAATAA
- a CDS encoding carbohydrate ABC transporter permease, whose protein sequence is MLLSQTVKAPKVPASLFIMGATQLAHKHWVTGGVFLAIQYLFIIFLPDLATAIKGLVSLGDVAQTRQGFKVIQGDNSIFLLVEGVIAVLFLFLAIIAYVTNVRQAQHCELCRLTLRQQFKAIYDEKFAFIVLSPAFIASIAFIIMPIAITVLVSFTNYSAPHHIPPKNLVDWVGFKNFLTLFELKIWSSTFIGVATWTVTWAIAATVCTCGFGFVLALALENRNIKAKKLWRFVFILPYAIPAFVTLLMFRLLLNGIGPVNATLNAWGFESVAFLSDPHIAKLAVIAVSVWVGAPYFMLLISGALTNIPRDLYEASEVDGASKFQQFREITLPMVLHQVAPSLVMTFAHNFNNFGAIFLLTGGGPINPEYRFAGHTDILITWIYKLTLDFQQYQIASVISIVIFLFLSGIAIWQFRRMKSFKDDVGM, encoded by the coding sequence ATGTTGTTGTCGCAAACTGTCAAAGCGCCGAAAGTGCCAGCCTCCTTGTTTATCATGGGGGCAACACAACTGGCGCATAAACATTGGGTAACAGGCGGGGTTTTCCTCGCCATCCAATACCTTTTTATTATCTTCTTGCCTGATTTGGCTACCGCGATCAAAGGGTTAGTCTCACTTGGTGATGTGGCACAAACTCGCCAAGGGTTTAAAGTCATTCAAGGGGACAACTCTATCTTTTTGCTGGTGGAAGGGGTAATAGCCGTTTTGTTCCTTTTCCTGGCAATTATCGCTTACGTAACCAATGTTCGACAGGCGCAACATTGCGAGCTTTGCAGATTAACGCTGCGTCAGCAGTTCAAAGCAATCTACGACGAGAAATTCGCCTTTATCGTTTTGTCGCCAGCATTTATTGCCAGCATCGCTTTCATCATCATGCCGATTGCGATCACTGTGTTGGTCTCTTTCACCAACTACTCGGCACCGCACCATATTCCACCGAAAAATCTGGTCGACTGGGTAGGATTTAAAAACTTCCTGACTCTGTTTGAGTTGAAAATATGGTCGAGCACCTTTATTGGCGTGGCGACTTGGACTGTCACTTGGGCAATTGCAGCAACTGTTTGTACCTGCGGCTTTGGTTTTGTTCTCGCTTTGGCACTGGAAAATCGCAATATCAAAGCGAAGAAGTTGTGGCGTTTTGTCTTTATCTTGCCTTATGCCATTCCGGCGTTTGTTACCTTGCTGATGTTTCGCTTGCTACTCAACGGCATCGGTCCGGTCAACGCCACACTTAATGCTTGGGGGTTCGAATCGGTCGCTTTTTTGTCTGATCCACATATCGCAAAACTGGCAGTCATTGCCGTGAGCGTTTGGGTCGGCGCACCTTACTTTATGTTGCTGATTTCCGGTGCATTAACCAATATTCCACGTGATCTGTACGAAGCAAGTGAAGTGGATGGTGCGAGTAAATTCCAGCAGTTTCGAGAGATCACGCTACCGATGGTTTTGCATCAAGTCGCACCTTCTCTGGTGATGACGTTTGCCCACAACTTTAACAACTTCGGTGCAATTTTCTTACTCACAGGTGGCGGGCCAATCAATCCGGAATATCGTTTTGCTGGTCATACCGACATTCTGATCACTTGGATTTACAAACTGACGCTGGACTTCCAGCAATACCAAATCGCTTCAGTGATTTCGATTGTTATTTTCTTGTTCTTGTCTGGCATTGCTATCTGGCAGTTCCGCCGTATGAAATCCTTTAAAGACGATGTAGGAATGTAA
- a CDS encoding maltose ABC transporter substrate-binding protein, producing the protein MKKTWIKAALLATFVSLPTVTFAEDIQPEPGSDLLIWTDTTTLDYMKYAAESFNQDFGYKVKFSFRGLAPIDSASRMIQDGGSARVADIAEIEHDLLGRLVVAGGAMENLVSAERIQSTFLPNATSAAKYAETSYGFPVSYATLALFYNKDLLPNAPKTFEEIIDFGKSFNNAKENKYALLWDIQNYYESRMFLTLYGAYEFGKGGTDAKDLGINSPLAQQGMSAMKTLKAANNSNPVDMRNPQVRRGLFGEGKVAAIIDGPWAIQGYDNSGVNFGVVPIPTFEGKQPRTFSTVRLAVVSAYSEYPKAAQLFADYLSSEKMLMKRYEMTKSIPPVQDLMEKIIVDADEATYAIIAQGFHSDAMPSIPEMGYLWSPMASAITAMWVNDQSPKQVLDHAKAIIEEQIAFQE; encoded by the coding sequence ATGAAAAAGACATGGATAAAAGCAGCGCTACTCGCTACGTTCGTTAGTCTGCCAACAGTTACATTCGCTGAAGATATTCAGCCGGAGCCCGGCTCAGACCTGTTGATCTGGACGGATACCACTACGCTGGATTACATGAAGTATGCAGCAGAGTCGTTCAACCAAGATTTCGGTTACAAGGTGAAGTTCTCATTCCGTGGTTTAGCTCCGATCGATTCAGCATCACGCATGATTCAAGATGGTGGTTCCGCTCGAGTCGCTGACATCGCTGAAATTGAACACGATTTACTCGGTCGTTTGGTCGTTGCGGGCGGCGCGATGGAAAACCTCGTGTCAGCAGAGCGCATTCAATCGACGTTCTTGCCGAACGCCACCTCTGCGGCCAAGTACGCTGAAACCAGCTATGGTTTTCCGGTCAGCTACGCGACTTTAGCGCTGTTCTACAACAAAGATCTGCTGCCAAACGCGCCCAAAACCTTTGAAGAAATCATCGATTTTGGCAAAAGCTTTAATAATGCCAAAGAGAACAAATACGCACTGCTTTGGGATATTCAGAATTACTACGAATCACGCATGTTCTTGACGCTGTACGGCGCGTATGAATTTGGTAAAGGTGGTACTGACGCCAAAGATCTTGGCATTAATTCACCACTTGCTCAGCAAGGCATGTCGGCGATGAAAACGCTGAAAGCGGCGAACAACTCCAATCCGGTCGATATGCGTAACCCTCAGGTGCGCCGTGGCTTGTTTGGTGAAGGTAAAGTTGCCGCTATCATTGATGGACCTTGGGCTATTCAGGGTTATGACAACAGCGGGGTAAATTTTGGCGTAGTGCCTATTCCGACTTTCGAAGGTAAACAACCGCGAACATTCTCAACCGTACGTCTGGCTGTTGTATCAGCATATAGCGAGTACCCCAAAGCAGCGCAGCTGTTTGCTGACTACCTCTCTTCAGAAAAGATGTTGATGAAACGCTATGAGATGACCAAATCCATTCCACCAGTACAGGACTTGATGGAAAAAATCATCGTCGATGCGGATGAAGCAACCTACGCAATTATTGCTCAAGGCTTCCATTCAGACGCTATGCCATCAATTCCAGAGATGGGTTACTTATGGTCTCCAATGGCCAGCGCCATCACAGCAATGTGGGTCAATGATCAATCGCCAAAACAGGTACTTGATCACGCCAAAGCGATCATTGAAGAGCAGATCGCGTTTCAGGAGTAG